One stretch of Vulpes lagopus strain Blue_001 chromosome 12, ASM1834538v1, whole genome shotgun sequence DNA includes these proteins:
- the LOC121474003 gene encoding leucine-rich repeat-containing protein 37A3-like, with the protein MSRLCFCVLLLLYTWQPLWLLGQAAPLPEWARRTSIHRRSPEPWSSHSSDLPHESLQELTPPAEPGGFNNLRSSAPAQISAPPKQLTETLVPFLDTDSNGELPPDTDQYLNDKPTLPERLLQVVPRLGEENQAIVLPPPLKKQPPQLPEQSLGEVEPIPTQQEHPAQPLEHHEVTVAPPGHHQVQHLNLPNIIVKAADVQVTVTPEPTTEETPTESPESPTQEKPPTQQETPVQTPGEVKPSRNQQDTLAPDSQAPEEGESPSTQEEALAQLPGTQEEKEPSPPQQEAPAELPQIPEEGEPSSIQEESQGHHAQTPEKAKPSSTQQEAPTQYPQASEEGEPSPAQEEAPTQFPQMSEKSESLTQEESQGQHPQTSEEVAPSPIQQEAPAQHPQASEGIKPPLTQGESPTQHPQTPEVGSPKSASTDL; encoded by the exons ATGTCCCGGCTTTGCTTCTGCGTGTTATTACTTCTCTATACCTGGCAACCATTGTGGTTGTTGGGCCAGGCAGCTCCCCTTCCGGAGTGGGCCCGTCGGACCTCCATCCATCGGAGATCCCCGGAACCCTGGTCTTCCCACTCCTCTGACCTCCCGCATGAATCACTCCAGGAACTTACCCCCCCCGCAGAGCCGGGGGGCTTTAATAACTTGAGGTCCTCTGCTCCAGCCCAGATATCGGCCCCGCCTAAGCAGTTGACTGAGACTTTGGTTCCATTCCTGGACACGGATTCAAATGGTGAGCTGCCCCCAGACACAGATCAGTATCTGAATGACAAGCCAACCCTGCCCGAGAGGCTCTTACAAGTGGTTCCAAGGTTAGGTGAGGAGAATCAGGCCATAGTTCTGCCTCCTCCACTCAAAA AACAGCCACCTCAGCTACCAGAGCAGTCTTTGGGGGAGGTGGAACCTATTCCAACCCAGCAGGAGCACCCAGCTCAACCTCTAGAGCATCATGAGGTGACAGTTGCACCTCCAGGTCACCATCAGGTTCAACATTTAAATCTGCCCAATATCATTGTTAAAGCTGCAGACGTGCAGGTTACTGTAACACCAGAACCCACTACTGAG GAGACTCCAACTGAGTCCCCAGAATCTCCCACACAGGAGAAACCTCCAACACAGCAGGAGACCCCTGTTCAGACCCCTGGAGAGGTTAAACCTTCCAGAAACCAACAGGACACCCTGGCTCCGGATTCACAGGCCCCTGAGGAGGGTGAATCACCTTCAACCCAGGAGGAGGCCCTGGCTCAACTTCCAGGGACTCAGGAAGAGAAGGAACCTTCTCCACCCCAGCAGGAGGCCCCTGCTGAGCTTCCACAAATCCCTGAGGAGGGTGAACCTTCCTCAATACAGGAGGAGAGCCAGGGTCATCATGCACAGACTCCTGAGAAAGCCAAACCTTCTTCAACCCAGCAGGAGGCCCCAACCCAGTATCCACAGGCCTCCGAGGAGGGAGAACCATCTCCAGCTCAGGAAGAGGCTCCCACTCAATTTCCACAGATGTCTGAGAAGAGTGAATCTTTAACCCAGGAGGAAAGCCAGGGGCAGCATCCACAGACCTCTGAGGAGGTTGCACCTTCTCCAATCCAACAAGAAGCCCCAGCTCAGCACCCACAGGCCTCCGAGGGGATCAAACCTCCTCTAACCCAGGGGGAGTCCCCAACTCAGCACCCTCAGACCCCAGAGGTGG GAAGCCCCAAGTCAGCATCTACAGACCTATGA
- the LOC121473664 gene encoding RAD52 motif-containing protein 1-like, which produces MCLFGVGPPRSALFTAFSQLGLLYSGGVFPNAPVARPGFCAIIKLYSARDAHRAQQACHEKHLFQNSPVKLHLGTKHKAVQHQALALNSSQCQELANYYFGFNGWSKRIIKLQDLSDLEERENEDTTEPLQKESLKFFCALEVVLPSYEGKSLGVGMVEEPLDKLQEGPLSFLMKRKTTQKLPIKKAMSDAFQKLLVAVLESGKIAVEYRPCEEITDARTQEELHDLIQAPGY; this is translated from the exons ATGTGCCTATTTGGTGTGGGACCACCCCGCAGCGCTCTGTTCACAGCATTCTCCCAGCTCGGCCTTCTGTATTCCGGAGGAGTCTTCCCAAACGCGCCCGTGGCCCGCCCTGGTTTCTGTGCCATCATCAAGCTTTATTCAGCAAGGGATGCTCACAGAGCACAACAGGCATGTCACGAGAAGCATCTGTTtcagaattctccagtgaag CTTCATCTTGGCACCAAACATAAAGCGGTTCAACATCAGGCCCTGGCCCTAAACAGCTCCCAATGCCAAGAATTGgcaaattattattttggtttcaatgGATGGTCAAAAAGGATCATCAAG CTTCAGGATCTTTCTGACcttgaagaaagggaaaatgaagatACCACGGAACCCCTTCAGAAGGAGAGCCTGAAATTCTTCTGTGCTTTAGAGGTGGTGTTGCCATCCTATGAGGGCAAGAGTCTTGGAGTTGGCATGGTCGAGGAGCCTTTGGATAAGCTGCAGGAAG GGCCATTATCATTTctgatgaaaaggaaaacaacccAGAAGCTTCCTATAAAGAAGGCTATGTCTGATGCATTCCAGAAACTGTTGGTTGCGGTTTTAG AAAGTGGTAAAATAGCTGTGGAATACAGACCCTGTGAAGAGATTACAGATGCCAGAACCCAAGAGGAGCTACATGATTTAATTCAAGCACCTGGTTATTAA